One Ranitomeya imitator isolate aRanImi1 chromosome 1, aRanImi1.pri, whole genome shotgun sequence DNA window includes the following coding sequences:
- the LOC138658134 gene encoding uncharacterized protein isoform X2, which produces MDSGRNSDCVEQLAFKYMGFGIEVSIPTFPVDVKSMDFQKLQFLDPYDGDSEDTIQSSSSECDQKCARGGDPDPSTLRDDSMSVVYGLIPTGDTEGECWGHVPCTDPMERMKTSWQSLDLSERPDNSVVSVHTCCDLDMDSDMVSEDASVSSGRFLLFGLDSRVETSPLSPTNLMSEENSDFSILGASLMKRKWIRTEGEKARRKKPRVSGYMT; this is translated from the exons ATGGATTCTGGTAGAAACTCCGACTGTGTCGAACAATTGGCTTTTAAGTACATG GGATTTGGAATCGAAGTGTCAATTCCAACATTTCCTGTAGATGTGAAGAGCATGGATTTCCAGAAATTGCAG TTCTTGGACCCCTATGATGGAGACTCTGAGGACACCATACAATCTTCCAGCAGTGAATGTGACCAGAAATGTGCACGTGGTGGCGACCCGGATCCCTCTACGCTCAGGGATGATTCTATGAGTGTGGTCTACGGATTGATCCCCACTGGTGACACAGAAGGAGAATGTTGGGGCCACGTGCCCTGTACTGACCCCATGGAGAGGATGAAGACCTCCTGGCAAAGTCTCGATCTGTCTGAGAGACCTGACAATAGCGTGGTGAGCGTCCACACATGTTGTGACCTGGATATGGACTCCGATATGGTGTCCGAAGATGCCAGTGTCTCCTCTGGCCGTTTCCTCCTTTTCGGTCTGGACTCTAGGGTGGAGACGTCACCGCTTTCTCCAACCAACCTGATGTCCGAAGAGAACAGTGACTTCAGTATATTGGGCGCCTCGCTGATGAAACGTAAATGGATAAGAACAGAGGGCGAGAAGGCAAGGAGGAAGAAGCCGCGCGTCTCTGGATATATG ACGTAA
- the LOC138658134 gene encoding uncharacterized protein isoform X1, which translates to MLKPLTMFYRVIPRCVIFFFFLVNNQFILCLKRKCKVESSTDSESDNNNDEGFGIEVSIPTFPVDVKSMDFQKLQFLDPYDGDSEDTIQSSSSECDQKCARGGDPDPSTLRDDSMSVVYGLIPTGDTEGECWGHVPCTDPMERMKTSWQSLDLSERPDNSVVSVHTCCDLDMDSDMVSEDASVSSGRFLLFGLDSRVETSPLSPTNLMSEENSDFSILGASLMKRKWIRTEGEKARRKKPRVSGYMT; encoded by the exons ATGTTAAAGCCTCTGACCATGTTTTATCGCGTTATACCaagatgtgtgattttttttttttttttggtaaataatcagTTTATTTTATGTCTTAAGAGGAAATGTAAAGTGGAATCCAGCACAGACTCCGAATCCGACAACAATAATGACGAG GGATTTGGAATCGAAGTGTCAATTCCAACATTTCCTGTAGATGTGAAGAGCATGGATTTCCAGAAATTGCAG TTCTTGGACCCCTATGATGGAGACTCTGAGGACACCATACAATCTTCCAGCAGTGAATGTGACCAGAAATGTGCACGTGGTGGCGACCCGGATCCCTCTACGCTCAGGGATGATTCTATGAGTGTGGTCTACGGATTGATCCCCACTGGTGACACAGAAGGAGAATGTTGGGGCCACGTGCCCTGTACTGACCCCATGGAGAGGATGAAGACCTCCTGGCAAAGTCTCGATCTGTCTGAGAGACCTGACAATAGCGTGGTGAGCGTCCACACATGTTGTGACCTGGATATGGACTCCGATATGGTGTCCGAAGATGCCAGTGTCTCCTCTGGCCGTTTCCTCCTTTTCGGTCTGGACTCTAGGGTGGAGACGTCACCGCTTTCTCCAACCAACCTGATGTCCGAAGAGAACAGTGACTTCAGTATATTGGGCGCCTCGCTGATGAAACGTAAATGGATAAGAACAGAGGGCGAGAAGGCAAGGAGGAAGAAGCCGCGCGTCTCTGGATATATG ACGTAA